From Brevibacterium ihuae, the proteins below share one genomic window:
- the ruvA gene encoding Holliday junction branch migration protein RuvA, whose translation MITLLSGRVHSVRADSLTVVTAGIGRRVHVTPQTAADVRHGQEVDLHAVLVVREDSLTLYGFAVEDERDLFETLQTISGIGPRLALAVLSVLSPDELRAAIAAGDQAPLTKVPGVGKKVAARLMLELAGKIDTSVAAPAPGRASAAPPAVAAQVVDALVGLGWRPAQAESAVEDTAAGLDDPTVSELLKAALRALGARA comes from the coding sequence GTGATCACCCTTCTCTCCGGCCGCGTCCACTCCGTGCGCGCCGACAGCCTCACCGTCGTCACCGCCGGCATCGGGCGCCGCGTCCACGTCACCCCGCAGACTGCCGCCGACGTCCGCCACGGACAGGAGGTCGACCTCCACGCGGTGCTCGTCGTGCGCGAGGACTCGCTCACGCTGTACGGCTTCGCCGTCGAGGACGAGCGCGATCTCTTCGAGACCCTGCAGACGATCTCCGGGATCGGGCCGCGCCTCGCCCTCGCGGTACTCAGCGTGCTCAGCCCGGACGAGCTCCGCGCGGCGATCGCCGCCGGTGATCAGGCCCCGCTGACGAAGGTCCCGGGGGTCGGCAAGAAGGTCGCCGCCCGTCTCATGCTCGAGCTCGCCGGGAAGATCGACACGAGCGTCGCCGCGCCCGCACCGGGCCGCGCCTCGGCCGCCCCGCCGGCGGTCGCCGCGCAGGTGGTCGACGCCCTCGTCGGCCTCGGCTGGCGCCCGGCCCAGGCCGAGTCCGCGGTCGAGGACACCGCCGCCGGGCTCGACGACCCGACCGTCTCAGAACTCCTCAAGGCCGCGCTCCGCGCGCTCGGAGCACGCGCATGA
- the ruvB gene encoding Holliday junction branch migration DNA helicase RuvB, translating into MSDRSYEVDFGADEPTGAELERLTRAGAGEVERAAEAALRPKGMADFIGQPQVREQLSLVLDAAAARGRAPDHVLLSGPPGLGKTTLAMIIAHEMRSQIRITSGPAVQHAGDLAAILSSLEEGEVLFIDEIHRMARAAEEMLYVAMEDFRVDVIVGKGPGATAIPLDLPPFTLVGATTRSGLLPAPLRDRFGFTGHLDFYTAADLQTVLVRSAGMLGMESTESGLAEIASRSRGTPRIANRLLRRVRDWAQVRGTGVVDREAARAALEVYEVDDRGLDRLDRAVLTILCTRFAGGPVGLSTLAVSVAEEPETVEEVAEPFLVREGLISRTPRGRIVTAEGWRHLGLEPGDPALDLGV; encoded by the coding sequence ATGAGCGACCGCAGCTACGAGGTGGACTTCGGCGCGGACGAGCCGACCGGGGCCGAGCTCGAGCGGCTGACCCGGGCCGGGGCCGGCGAGGTCGAGCGCGCCGCGGAGGCCGCGCTCCGCCCCAAGGGCATGGCGGACTTCATCGGGCAGCCGCAGGTGCGCGAGCAGCTCTCCCTCGTCCTCGATGCCGCCGCCGCGCGCGGGCGTGCCCCCGACCACGTCCTGCTGTCCGGTCCGCCAGGGCTCGGCAAGACGACGCTGGCGATGATCATCGCCCACGAGATGCGCTCCCAGATCCGCATCACCTCCGGTCCGGCGGTGCAGCACGCCGGCGATCTCGCCGCCATCCTGTCCTCGCTCGAGGAAGGCGAGGTGCTCTTCATCGACGAGATCCACCGGATGGCCCGCGCGGCCGAGGAGATGCTCTACGTCGCGATGGAGGACTTCCGCGTCGACGTCATCGTCGGCAAGGGTCCCGGGGCGACCGCGATCCCGCTCGACCTCCCGCCCTTCACCCTCGTCGGCGCCACGACCCGCTCGGGACTCCTGCCGGCGCCCCTGCGCGATCGCTTCGGCTTCACCGGGCACCTCGACTTCTACACCGCCGCGGACCTGCAGACCGTGCTCGTCCGCTCCGCCGGCATGCTCGGCATGGAGTCCACCGAATCCGGACTCGCGGAGATCGCCTCGCGTTCCCGCGGCACGCCCCGCATCGCCAACCGGCTGCTGCGCCGGGTCCGGGACTGGGCGCAGGTGCGCGGCACCGGGGTCGTCGACCGGGAGGCCGCGCGCGCGGCGCTCGAGGTCTACGAGGTCGACGACCGCGGTCTCGACCGCCTCGACCGCGCGGTCCTCACCATCCTGTGCACCCGGTTCGCCGGCGGGCCGGTGGGCCTGAGCACGCTCGCGGTGTCCGTCGCGGAGGAGCCGGAGACCGTCGAGGAGGTCGCTGAGCCGTTCCTCGTGCGCGAGGGCCTGATCTCGCGCACACCGCGCGGACGCATCGTCACCGCCGAGGGGTGGCGGCACCTCGGGCTCGAGCCCGGCGACCCCGCGCTCGACCTCGGCGTCTGA
- the yajC gene encoding preprotein translocase subunit YajC yields the protein MDILLLVALGALLIFFMFNSRKKQQARMQQISDNLVPGVEVMTTFGVFGTVVAVDSEKMEVTLESGPGTVIRVHRQAIGQIQTPVEAADAPPAVDAEPGEPGAASDPVVDTTEPASSDAAVEETAEEAERRRITDAELDAINEARRREQAAGAGSTADDVDPDDTPGESRR from the coding sequence GTGGACATCCTCCTTCTCGTCGCGCTCGGCGCGCTGCTGATCTTCTTCATGTTCAACTCGCGCAAGAAGCAGCAGGCCCGGATGCAGCAGATCTCCGACAACCTCGTCCCCGGCGTCGAGGTGATGACGACCTTCGGCGTCTTCGGCACCGTCGTCGCCGTCGACAGCGAGAAGATGGAGGTCACTCTCGAGAGCGGGCCCGGAACCGTGATCCGCGTCCACCGGCAGGCGATCGGTCAGATCCAGACCCCCGTCGAGGCCGCCGACGCGCCCCCGGCCGTCGACGCCGAGCCCGGTGAACCGGGTGCTGCGAGTGATCCGGTGGTCGACACCACGGAGCCTGCGAGCTCCGACGCTGCGGTCGAGGAGACCGCCGAGGAGGCCGAGCGCCGTCGCATCACCGACGCCGAGCTCGACGCGATCAACGAGGCGCGCCGCCGGGAGCAGGCCGCCGGAGCGGGTTCGACTGCGGACGACGTCGACCCCGACGACACCCCGGGCGAGTCCCGCCGCTGA